CCGCGCTGATGGCGATCCTGTCCAAGCGCAACATCGCCGGGATCGTGCTGGGCCTGCCGCGCAACATGGACGGCTCCGAAGGCCCGCGCTGTCAGAAGACCCGCGCCTTTGCCCGAAACCTGCTGCCCCTGACCGACCTGCCGATTACCTATTGGGACGAACGCCTGTCCACCGTCGCCGCAGAACGTGCGCTGCTGGAAGCCGATGCCTCGCGCAAGCGCCGGGCCGAGGTCATCGACCACGTGGCGGCCTCCTACATCCTGCAAGGGGTGCTGGACCGGCTGGGACATCTGAAACGGGGGGCCTCGTGACCACTGGCAAGGAGATCTGGCATCGCGAAGAGATCGCTTCGCCTTGCGTGAATATCTGCGTGATGCACCCGCAGGCGGGTCTTTGCACCGGCTGCCTGCGCTCGCGCGACGAGATCGCGCAGTGGTCCACCCTGTCGCAGGACGAACGCCGCGCCATCATGGCAGAACTGCCCGAACGCGGCCCGCTGAAGACCAGCCGCCGGGGTGGTCGCGCCGGCCGGCTACAGCGCGAACGCGACGGCAGCGGCAGCTAGACCGCCCCTGCCGCACGGGTTTTCAACCGAACCAGGCCTTGCGCAGCATGTTCAGCGCCACCAGGAACAGGAAGCCCGCAAAGAACCTCTTCAGCGGCTTGGGGTCGGTGGCATGGGCCAGCTTTGCACCAAGCGGCGCGGTCAGGGTCGTCATGCAGATCACGACCAGAAAGGCCGGCAGGTTGACCGCCCCGACAGACCCCGGCGGAAAGGCCCCTTCGGGCACCTTCACCAGCAGGAAACCGATCACCGAAGGCACCGCGATCGTCAGGCCAAATCCCGCCGCGGTGGCCACCGCCCGGTGAATGGGCCGCCCGTACAGCGTCATGATCGGCACGCCGAAGGACCCGCCGCCGATGCCCATCATCGCCGAAAGGAAGCCCACGATCGGCGACAGGACCGAACGTGTCACGATCCCCGGCATCTGGTCCGAGATCTGCCATTCCGATTTCCCGAAGGCCATGTAGAGACTGATCAGCAGCCCGATACAGCCGAACATCACCTGCAATTCGGCCGACCGCAGTTGCGAGGCGACCAGCACCCCCAGCAGGGCCCCGATGATGATCCCCGGCGCCCAGGTCCGCAGGATCGTCCAGTCGACCGCTCCCTTGCGGTTGTGACTTGCGATGGAGCGCATCGAGGTGACGACAATCGTCGCCAGCGAGGTCCCGAGGCAAAGCTGCATCAGGGCCGGGCTGTCATATCCAAGCGACTGGAAGGTGTAGAAGAACGCCGGCACCAAGACGATCCCCCCGCCGACACCCAGCAATCCCGCCAAAACGCCCGCGACCGCGCCGATCACGATCAAGACGCCCAGCAAGGACATCAACAAGCCGATATTTTCCATGGTCTTCCCCGTTCATATTCTGGCGCCGAGCAAAATCAAGTTTCCGGCCGGCGCGCAAGGTGTCGCCGCGGGTTCTGCACCGCAGCAGCCCAAGGATCGGCGGTTGTGTGATTGCGAAGGGAAATTGCGTCGCGGGTCGGACTTGGCCTTGACGTGAAGCACGGCTAGCATCGGGGCTTTCTGAGATCCCCCCATTCCAGTCCCGCGCGGTTACCCCATGCTTCGTTTTGCCCTCGTCCTGGGCGTGCTGTCCCTGACCAGCCCGCTTGCCATCGACATGTACCTGCCCGCCCTGCCCCAGCTGGCGGCCGATTTCGGCGCCAGCGAAGCGGCAGTGCAGGCGACCCTGATCGGCTATTTCATCCCCTTTGGTCTGGCCCAGTTGTTCTACGGCCCGCTCGCCGATGCGACCGGGCGCCGCCTGCCGCTGCTGATCGGCCTGTCGGTGTTTTGCCTGGGCGCCATCGGGTCGGTCTTTGCCCACAGCCTGCCCGCGCTTGTCGCCTGGCGGGTGCTGCAAGGTCTGGGCGGAGCCAGCCTGATGGTCATTCCCCGCGCCGTGATCCGCGATCGCTATACCGGGACCGAGGCGACGCGGCTGATGGCGATGGTGATGCTGGTGATCTCGATCTCGCCCATGCTGGCACCGCTGTTCGGCACGCTGGTGCTGGCGTTCGGCAGCTGGCGGGCAATCTTTGTCAGCCTCGCCGGGCTCAGTCTGCTGGGCATCCTTCTGACGCTGTTCGCGCTGCCCGAAACCCTCGGGACAGCGGCGCGGCGGCCCGTCTCGCTGGCCGAGATGCGGCGCGGCGCGCGGATCCTGTTCACCGATCCGGTGTTCCTCGGGCTGACGCTGGTGGGCGGCTTCGGCATGGCCAGCTTCTTTGTCTTCATCGCCTCGGCCTCTTTCGTCTACATGCAAAGCTTCGGCCTGAGCGAGACGCAGTTTTCCATCGCCTTTGCCTGCAATGCCGTGGGCTTTTTCGGGGCCAGCCAGGTGGCCGCCGGACTGGCGCTGCGGATCGGCATGTCGCGGATGGTGCGGCTGGCGGCGACGGGTTTCTGCGTCTTCACCCTGCTGCTGTTGCTCATCGCGCTGGCCGGTGCGGCGAATGTCTGGACGGTCGGAGCCTGCCTTGTCATCGCCAACAGCTTCCTCGGGCTGATCATCCCGACGACCATGGTTCTGGCCCTTGATGATCACGGAGAGATCGCCGGGCTGGCGTCGTCCATCGGCGGGACATTGCAGATGGTGGTCGGCGGCATGATGATCGCCGCAACCGGCCCCTTCTTTGACGGCACCGCCCTGCCGATGGCCGGGGCAATCGCGATCTGCGGGGTGATGGCCTTGCTGCTGACGACCCTTGTCCTGCGCCGCCGGGCCGAGCTGGCCTGAAGCCCGAGGGGCACGGGACGCATCACCCGACGTTGCGGGCCCCTTCGGTAACGGCGGCAAGCGC
The Pseudooceanicola algae genome window above contains:
- a CDS encoding DUF1289 domain-containing protein codes for the protein MTTGKEIWHREEIASPCVNICVMHPQAGLCTGCLRSRDEIAQWSTLSQDERRAIMAELPERGPLKTSRRGGRAGRLQRERDGSGS
- a CDS encoding multidrug effflux MFS transporter produces the protein MLRFALVLGVLSLTSPLAIDMYLPALPQLAADFGASEAAVQATLIGYFIPFGLAQLFYGPLADATGRRLPLLIGLSVFCLGAIGSVFAHSLPALVAWRVLQGLGGASLMVIPRAVIRDRYTGTEATRLMAMVMLVISISPMLAPLFGTLVLAFGSWRAIFVSLAGLSLLGILLTLFALPETLGTAARRPVSLAEMRRGARILFTDPVFLGLTLVGGFGMASFFVFIASASFVYMQSFGLSETQFSIAFACNAVGFFGASQVAAGLALRIGMSRMVRLAATGFCVFTLLLLLIALAGAANVWTVGACLVIANSFLGLIIPTTMVLALDDHGEIAGLASSIGGTLQMVVGGMMIAATGPFFDGTALPMAGAIAICGVMALLLTTLVLRRRAELA
- a CDS encoding sulfite exporter TauE/SafE family protein → MENIGLLMSLLGVLIVIGAVAGVLAGLLGVGGGIVLVPAFFYTFQSLGYDSPALMQLCLGTSLATIVVTSMRSIASHNRKGAVDWTILRTWAPGIIIGALLGVLVASQLRSAELQVMFGCIGLLISLYMAFGKSEWQISDQMPGIVTRSVLSPIVGFLSAMMGIGGGSFGVPIMTLYGRPIHRAVATAAGFGLTIAVPSVIGFLLVKVPEGAFPPGSVGAVNLPAFLVVICMTTLTAPLGAKLAHATDPKPLKRFFAGFLFLVALNMLRKAWFG
- the ruvX gene encoding Holliday junction resolvase RuvX, with the translated sequence MIHEDVADFATALPPFRAIAGLDLGERTIGVAVSDTLLGVATPLETIRRKKFGVDAAALMAILSKRNIAGIVLGLPRNMDGSEGPRCQKTRAFARNLLPLTDLPITYWDERLSTVAAERALLEADASRKRRAEVIDHVAASYILQGVLDRLGHLKRGAS